From a region of the Falco cherrug isolate bFalChe1 chromosome 9, bFalChe1.pri, whole genome shotgun sequence genome:
- the MKI67 gene encoding proliferation marker protein Ki-67 isoform X1: MPLFGNIIVIKRNGTDGISFPLTASSCLFGRRTECDIRIQLPQVSKEHCKIEVNENKEAILTNLSTVNPTQLNGGCFQQPVPLKHGDVLTIIDRSFRFEYPRQSTPRKGRSRSPKDETLQVLHVQQVAEMELLHQQTPGSKSLHVSDDAEFEEKNANEIKQSTEENTSKALPIKLQTPKSSCRIHQIITKKNEKSPFTKLYEKLKYEIQVKNFLYNGNASQEAAKEDGKSVPLEPSAQILSSSCVHDLGNLTEEKGIGRSEKIEECKIKQKVNSLEFNEISAAGSATNKSFTRSPQTSVSEEISRDTGKSHLQGHKELSPAEKPNGTEVTSKPSKENDGNAAFPLELCPVECLDHTDTIKTHSSAIALDEQAQTANMTNVSEVDKYLLSTPTPRRKSSQSHFISPTRETSGMNPVNNGTPTTRRRVSSKRKSLSEISAETEREDSVSRNDSLKQLPLAEDKCLKQRQNSKQHTPGKPVEGVVLKEICDQANSVNSKEGHSETPASLSKSRSPRRNNRQNDKLSNKSVHSETLASEELMSELASPASQKPDSGRRRSRWRTSVLLTEKVLEADAVQEHHKTADGKDKATEEELVTKEYHQKQDLEDASVIRPRRLPSMRRSSGSVTVLKDNEAVSEVNISGLLPGEESGKTKRVSRKRKSGDLLLQPLGNRKRVSFGGQLSPELFDKSLPANSPLKKGATPARLSLPMGNSPRAVLKKAQGLKCFAAQELSEHWQKEKMSPKNLPAQKSPAASSPASGKATSRFTSGSPEPYTQGRFSVSHITALLPIAEEKDAVAEDMNTKEKTGAWVKTSKCSDINQDDKTFLTATPEKLTSAQFASKITPMKSRSGALAVINAKRRSGASTANLLVAKSWAEVVKLGVVRPQSKTRKKSVRKGRPLKKKTQSPKAPERKIKDHFSTGHAESPATIVVGRAYSTTVRAAGQVPKVVKNPILKPNMNMDESFTGMTEMFQTPENKSGKMLPLATVQKTDFTPTCTAVDTSELHTPEESGEMMVSPLNSSDGSEQKQDSPGISSFLRGESLKSMSDAISTKTEKRKSMLEESVSVDNLSIIPEKEASRVKSGSKRRTSKQKLKPIEAMSDIKQLLRTPEQSSEPIEALSGIRQLMETPKRKLEPVEALSGIKKLMRSPKQKSEPVEALSGIRQLMKTPKQKSEPVEPLSGIRQLMKTPKQKSEPVEALSGIRQLMRTPKQKSEPVEALSGIRQLMKTPKQKSEPVEALSGIRQLMRTPKQKSEPVEALSGIRQLMRTPKQKSEPVEALSGIRQLMRTPKQKSEPVEALSGIRQLMRTPKQKSEPVEALSGIRQLMRTPKQKSEPVEALSGIKQLMKTPKQKSEPVEALSGIKQLMRTPKQKSEPVEALSGIKQLMRTPKQKSEPVEALSGIKQLMRTPKQKSEPVEALSGIKQLMRTPKQELETVTDEITDERLLKAPVQERGAVKDVAGLTLIKKSPKVKYQPVEDMIGVSRIFKTPKEKVEPVEDMFGISRLVKTPREKHQPVDDFVGLQRLMAEPRGRCSDSELDYVGVTEMFDIPEEIKTKSVSVTDSRQEDTAPLCTNSSHKYDVLDNEGNIPQGKDSRQKESTREDQTTQILTRGRSRKTTHPASAKQCEKDLNLKELQSLGKKNTQEEMGEISNSTSGAKNEGRRTRTNSLIQEEIVSKHPLQEKVVVVQFVESHGATQGPGRGKRENPKEIRHPSENLESCSKDSSVLQKEPDNMKQALQECSINDTLSTEDDPAIKTANVSRNIQNESCQLQTGLIKGENKSSEGGVEDSEEMFLLPGKRSKRVKEKENTEPVALPKRGRAKNTEVKQAFSEDLHETARKLRSDLSAKMIKTDEQAFDKDTETATAEESENGSKHEIKITGKRVKSLRSARKHSVEVKADVCGTALENIQNIQKNEEIETDTETQSHVKNKIKVSQGDETDNAQESTTEASQRLKAESPGEINKMPVTALNLEANRSAVQGTNRTRNRRGKKDSLEKKADEFAKDVNNLEIMTPNLKSEMEMDKSLKDSLGFVCGKNTYQVMKDQNNPAATSVPAANSDSLALSPEKRTRNEHRILEAKQTEILQENQAQKNGMACRRGRSRKVNFELEVSSRAVGGKRSLPGNDKGMTYEGGQHETSENPSSQVRKSRRKQVDSVPQITCSRFVEKQTLIADHSKVEAFVKEQDSALEATPSSMEDNPLRRGKRREVAAASQTSRSLSIRKRHGLLEGDDKKMTVREDQNPALGNKTSQTKANASARGKRKTIDPATEEKLSSLRRKRGLSETESKEEGANEAQNMSLGRVSCAKEKPLGRGRRKETALTSHTTNYISLRGKHGLPTDNGRVEVAKEGVPLENLSSSVKENQLRTGRRNEIALLLEASNCTIQGKQDLSKESGRNNNYRKGKNLILGSSASQEKNDLSKRNSRQATTSLAVSSISLRGLPEGGKNETPEEQENVLLEGAPCARENPSRADRKKTISSKSEETSSAFLREKPGLLEGRGQRKILEDENTSLENNSSQGKTRQLRNRREKVEFKSEAATSTSVCKEGDLPENSNTLETQNVCLTSTGSEKNNQSGKGKEVNPIQQATSTSRRRKCQLPEDDLASKKLKSENDEDRSLQTGKRNKTKEDVKVTQAAGGTDRKTRSSARTRK, from the exons GAGAACAGAATGTGATATTCGCATCCAGTTACCTCAGGTCTCAAAAGAACATTGTAAAATTGAAGTAAATGAGAACAAGGAG gcaaTATTGACTAATTTAAGTACAGTAAATCCTACGCAGCTGAATGGTGGTTGTTTTCAGCAGCCTGTACCTCTGAAACATGGAGATGTGTTAACTATTATTGATCGTTCTTTCAG aTTTGAATATCCTCGGCAGTCAACACCAAGAAAGGGGCGTTCTAGGTCTCCAAAAGATGAAACACTGCAG GTTCTTCATGTTCAGCAGGTGGCAGAAATGGAGTTACTACACCAACAAACTCCAGGATCTAAAAGTCTTCATGTGTCAG ATGATGCtgagtttgaagaaaaaaatgccaatgaaattaaacaaagtACAGAGGAAAATACTTCCAAAGCTTTACCCATCAAACTGCAAACACCCAAATCTTCATGCAGAATACATCAAatcattacaaagaaaaatgaaaagtctCCCTTCACTAAACTCtatgagaaactgaaatatgaGATTCAGGTGAAAAATTTCCTGTACAACGGAAATGCATCTCAAGAAGCTGCAAAAGAAGATGGTAAGAGTGTTCCGCTAGAACCAAGTGCTCAAATTTTATCATCAAGCTGTGTTCATGATCTGGGAAACctgactgaagaaaaaggaataggcagaagtgaaaagattgaagaatgcaaaataaagcaaaaagttaACAGTTTAGAGTTTAATGAGATCTCAGCTGCTGGAAGCGCTACCAATAAGAGTTTTACCAGAAGTCCTCAAACTTCTGTTTCAGAGGAGATATCAAGAGATACTGGTAAAAGTCACTTGCAGGGTCATAAGGAACTAAGTCCAGCAGAGAAACCTAATGGTACTGAAGTTACGAGCAAACCCAGTAAGGAAAATGATGGAAATGCAGCATTTCCACTGGAGCTATGCCCTGTAGAATGCTTGGATCATACAGATACAATTAaaacacacagctctgcaatAGCATTAGATGAACAAGCACAAACAGCTAACATGACTAATGTTTCTGAAGTAGATAAATATCTTCTGTCTACACCAACACCCAGAAGGAAGAGTTCCCAGTCTCATTTCATATCACCTACCAGAGAAACTAGTGGAATGAATCCTGTAAATAATGGTACTCCAACAACTCGACGACGTGTGTCGTCAAAACGTAAGTCTCTTTcagaaatttcagctgaaactgAAAGAGAAGATTCAGTGAGCCGAAATGATAGCCTCAAACAACTGCCTTTGGCGGAAGATAAGTGcttaaaacaaagacaaaatagtAAACAACATACACCAGGAAAACCTGTAGAAGGAGTAGTGCTGAAAGAAATTTGTGATCAGGCAAACTCTGTTAACTCAAAAGAGGGACATTCTGAAACTCCTGCCTCTCTTTCTAAATCCAGGAGTCCCAGAAGAAATAACAGACAAAATGACAAATTATCAAACAAAAGTGTCCATTCGGAGACACTAGCTTCCGAAGAGTTAATGTCAGAGCTGGCATCTCCTGCTAGTCAGAAACCTGACTCTGGAAGAAGGAGGAGTAGGTGGAGGACCTCTGTACTGCTAACTGAAAAAGTACTGGAGGCAGATGCTGTTCAAGAACATCATAAGACTGCAGACGGAAAAGACAAGGCAACTGAAGAAGAGCTGGTCACGAAGGAGTATCACCAGAAACAAGATTTGGAAGATGCCAGTGTTATAAGACCTCGTAGATTGCCATCAATGAGAAGGTCTTCTGGAAGTGTTACTGTACTGAAAGACAATGAGGCTGTCTCAGAAGTGAATATTTCTGGCCTGTTGCCTGGAGAAGAATCAG GCAAGACAAAAAGGGTATCTCGGAAGAGGAAAAGTGGTGACTTGTTACTTCAGCCTttaggaaacagaaagagaGTGTCTTTTGGTGGTCAGCTAAGTCCAGAACTTTTTGATAAAAGTTTGCCTGCCAACTCGCCACTTAAGAAAGGTGCAACTCCTGCCAGACTGAGTTTACCGATGGGAAACTCGCCACGAGCTGTTCTGAAGAAGGCTCAGGGACTGAAGTGCTTTGCAGCCCAG gAACTTTCTGAACattggcagaaagaaaaaatgtcaccAAAAAATTTGCCAGCCCAAAAGTCCCCAGCTGCCTCATCCCCTGCCTCAGGGAAGGCAACATCTAGATTTACTTCAGGCTCTCCAGAACCTTACACACAAGGAcgtttctctgtttctcacatCACAGCACTGTTACCAATTGCAGAAGAGAAGGATGCTGTTGCAGAAGACATGAatacaaaggagaaaactgGTGCCTGGGTGAAAACATCTAAGTGTTCTGACATTAACCAAGATGATAAAACCTTTTTAACAGCTACACCTGAGAAATTAACAAGTGCACAATTTGCTTCGAAGATCACTCCCATGAAGAGCAGAAGTGGAGCTCTAGCAGTTATCAATGCAAAAAGAAGAAGCGGTGCCTCTACTGCCAATTTATTAG TTGCAAAATCTTGGGCAGAAGTGGTAAAACTAGGTGTCGTAAGACCACAGTCAAAGACCCGTAAAAAGAGTGTCCGTAAAGGAAGACccctgaagaagaaaacccagTCACCAAAG gctccagaaagaaaaataaaagatcatTTTAGTACAGGTCATGCAGAGTCACCTGCTACAATAGTTGTAGGTAGAGCTTATTCTACCACAGTCAGAGCAGCTGGACAGGTCCCTAAAGTTGTAAAAAATCCTATCTTGAAGCCAAACATGAATATGGACGAAAGCTTCACAG GAATGACTGAAATGTTTCAAACTCCAGAAAATAAGAGTGGGAAAATGTTACCTTTGGCCACTGTTCAGAAGACTGATTTTACACCAACATGTACTGCAGTGGATACTTCTGAACTGCACACTCCTGAAGAATCTG GAGAGATGATGGTGTCACCGTTAAATAGTTCAGATGGTTCAGAACAGAAACAAGATAGTCCAGGCATTTCTAGCTTTCTGAGAGGAGAGTCTCTAAAGTCTATGTCTGATGCAATATccacaaaaactgaaaaaagaaaatctatgcTGGAAGAAAGTGTTAGTGTGGATAATTTGTCAATAattccagaaaaagaagcatCTCGGGTGAAATCAGGAAGTAAAAGGAGGACCtcaaagcagaagctgaagccAATTGAGGCTATGTCAGACATCAAGCAGCTTTTAAGGACCCCAGAGCAAAGTTCTGAACCCATAGAGGCTTTGTCAGGCATCAGGCAGCTCATGGAGACCCCAAAGCGGAAGTTGGAGCCTGTAGAGGCTTTGTCAGGTATCAAGAAGCTCATGAGGTCCCCAAAGCAGAAGTCAGAGCCTGTAGAGGCTTTGTCAGGCATCAGGCAGCTCATGAAGACCCCGAAGCAGAAGTCGGAGCCTGTAGAGCCTTTGTCAGGCATCAGGCAGCTCATGAAGACCCCGAAGCAGAAGTCGGAGCCTGTAGAGGCTTTGTCAGGCATCAGGCAGCTCATGAGGACCCCGAAGCAGAAGTCGGAGCCTGTAGAGGCTTTGTCAGGCATCAGGCAGCTCATGAAGACCCCGAAGCAGAAGTCGGAGCCTGTAGAGGCTTTGTCAGGCATCAGGCAGCTCATGAGGACCCCGAAGCAGAAGTCGGAGCCTGTAGAGGCTCTGTCAGGCATCAGGCAGCTCATGAGGACCCCGAAGCAGAAGTCGGAGCCTGTAGAGGCTCTGTCAGGCATCAGGCAGCTCATGAGGACCCCGAAGCAGAAGTCGGAGCCTGTAGAGGCTCTGTCAGGCATCAGGCAGCTCATGAGGACCCCGAAGCAGAAGTCGGAGCCTGTAGAGGCTCTGTCAGGCATCAGGCAGCTCATGAGGACCCCGAAGCAGAAGTCGGAGCCTGTAGAGGCTCTGTCAGGCATCAAGCAGCTCATGAAGACCCCGAAGCAGAAGTCGGAGCCTGTAGAGGCTCTGTCAGGCATCAAGCAGCTCATGAGGACCCCGAAGCAGAAGTCGGAGCCTGTAGAGGCTCTGTCAGGCATCAAGCAGCTCATGAGGACCCCGAAGCAGAAGTCGGAGCCTGTAGAGGCTCTGTCAGGCATCAAGCAGCTCATGAGGACCCCGAAGCAGAAGTCGGAGCCTGTAGAGGCTCTGTCAGGCATCAAGCAGCTCATGAGGACCCCGAAACAAGAGCTGGAGACTGTTACAGATGAAATTACTGATGAAAGGTTGCTGAAGGCACCAGTACAAGAAAGGGGTGCAGTAAAAGATGTGGCAGGTCTTACTTTAATCAAGAAAAGTCCAAAGGTGAAATATCAACCAGTAGAAGACATGATTGGGGTCAGCCGTATTTTCAAGACACCAAAGGAAAAAGTTGAACCTGTAGAAGATATGTTTGGTATTAGCAGATTAGTGAAGACTCCAAGAGAGAAGCATCAACCAGTTGATGATTTTGTGGGTCTCCAAAGGCTTATGGCAGAACCCAGGGGAAGATGTTCTGATTCTGAATTGGACTATGTTGGAGTTACAGAAATGTTTGATATACCAGAGGAAATTAAG ACCAAGTCAGTAAGTGTTACGGATTCTAGGCAAGAAGATACTGCACCTCTTTGTACTAATTCCAGTCATAAGTACG atgttTTAGACAATGAAGGAAATATTCCACAAGGTAAAGATTCTCGACAGAAGGAATCAACTCGTGAAGACCAGACCACCCAGATACTAACAAGGGGCAGATCAAGGAAGACAACACATCCTGCTTCAGCAAAGCAGTGTGAAAAGgatttgaatttaaaagaactgcaaagtttggggaaaaagaatACCCAAGAAGAGATGGGAGAGATCAGTAATTCGACTTCAGGAgcaaaaaatgaaggaagaagaacaagaacaaaCAGTCTCATACAAGAAGAAATTGTTTCAAAGCACCCTCTTCAGGAAAAAGTTGTGGTTGTTCAATTTGTGGAATCACATGGAGCTACTCAAGGACCAGGAAGAGGTAAAAGGGAAAACCCGAAGGAGATAAGACATCCAAGTGAGAATCTTGAATCTTGTAGCAAAGATTCTTCAGTGCTACAAAAAGAACCTGATAATATGAAACAGGCATTGCAGGAGTGTAGTATCAATGACACATTATCAACTGAAGATGATCCAGCCATAAAGACAGCAAATGTATCTAGGAACATTCAAAATGAAAGTTGTCAACTGCAAACAGGTTTAATAAAAGGTGAAAACAAATCTAGTGAAGGTGGTGTAGAAGACAGcgaagaaatgtttctgttgccTGGGAAGAGGTCtaaaagagtaaaagaaaaagaaaacacagaaccaGTGGCTCTACCTAAAAGAGGAAGAgctaaaaatactgaagttaaaCAAGCTTTTTCGGAGGACCTTCATGAGACAGCAAGGAAGCTTCGTAGTGATCTATCAGCGAAGATGATAAAAACAGATGAACAGGCTTTTGACAAAGATACTGAGACTGCTACAGCAGAAGAATCTGAAAATGGAAGTAAACATGAAATAAAGATAACAGGGAAAAGGGTGAAGTCTTTACGCAGTGCTAGAAAACACTCAGTTGAAGTAAAAGCAGATGTTTGTGGGACGGCACttgaaaatatacaaaatattcagaaaaacgAGGAAATTGAAACTGATACTGAGACACAATCGCATGTCAAAAATAAGATTAAAGTATCTCAGGGAGATGAAACAGATAATGCTCAGGAAAGCACAACAGAGGCATCTCAAAGATTAAAGGCAGAGTCACCTGGAGAGATAAACAAAATGCCAGTTACTGCTCTCAACTTGGAAGCAAACAGAAGTGCAGTACAGGGAACAAATAGAACTAGAAACAGGAGAGGCAAAAAAGACTCTTTGGAGAAAAAGGCTGATGAATTTGCCAAAGATGTAAACAACCTAGAAATAATGACTCCCAACTTGAagtcagaaatggaaatggacAAATCTCTCAAAGATTCTTTGGGCTTTGTTTGTGGCAAGAATACATACCAAGTCATGAAGGACCAGAACAACCCAGCTGCCACATCAGTACCTGCTGCAAACAGTGACAGTCTTGCTCTTAGCCCTGAAAAGCGGACAAGAAATGAACACAGAATACTTGaagcaaagcaaactgaaatCCTGCAAGAGAATCAAGCACAAAAAAATGGAATGGCATGTAGAAGAGGTAGAAGTAGAAAAGTAAATTTTGAACTTGAAGTCAGTTCCAGAGCAGTTGGAGGAAAAAGGAGTTTGCCTGGGAATGACAAAGGAATGACTTACGAAGGTGGTCAACATGAGACTTCAGAAAATCCTTCTTCACAAGtaaggaagagcagaagaaagcaagttGATTCCGTTCCACAAATAACTTGTTCTAGGTTtgtggaaaaacaaacattaattGCAGATCATAGTAAAGTTGAGGCTTTTGTAAAGGAGCAAGATTCAGCTTTGGAAGCTACTCCCTCTTCAATGGAAGATAATCCACTGAGACGAGGGAAAAGACGAGAGGttgctgcagcatcacagacATCTAGATCTCTTTCTATCAGAAAAAGACATGGATTGCTAGAAGGTGATGATAAAAAGATGACTGTGAGAGAAGATCAAAATCCAGCTTTGGGAAATAAAACTTCAcagacaaaagcaaatgcatcAGCAAGgggcaaaaggaaaacaattgatccagcaacagaggaaaaactttCATCTCTCCGGAGAAAACGTGGCTTGTCAGAAACTGAGAGTAAAGAGGAGGGTGCTAATGAAGCACAAAATATGTCTTTGGGAAGAGTGTCCTGTGCAAAAGAGAAGCCATTAGGAaggggcagaaggaaagaaactgctCTGACGTCACATACAACTAATTACATTTCTCTTCGAGGAAAACACGGTTTGCCAACAGATAATGGTAGAGTAGAAGTTGCTAAAGAAGGTGTTCCATTAGAAAATTTAAGTtcatctgtaaaagaaaatcaactgAGAACAGGCAGAAGGAATGAAATTGCTCTCTTGTTAGAAGCCTCAAATTGTACTATTCAGGGGAAACAGGACTTATCAAAAGAAAGTGgtagaaataataattacaggaaaggaaaaaatctgattttgggaaGTTCTGcttcccaagaaaaaaatgatctgTCAAAAAGGAACTCAAGGCAAGCAACTACTTCGCTGGCTGTTAGTTCCATCTCACTTCGAGGTTTGCCAGAAGGTGGTAAGAATGAAACTCCTGAAGAACAAGAGAATGTACTTTTGGAAGGAGCTCCATGTGCAAGAGAAAATCCATCAAgagcagacagaaagaaaacaatttcttccaAATCTGAAGAAACtagttctgcttttctcaggGAAAAACCTGGCTTGCTGGAAGGTAGAGGTCAAAGGAAAATTCTTGAAGATGAAAATACATCTCTAGAAAATAATTCATCCCAGGGAAAAACAAGGCAATTGAGGAATAGAAGGGAAAAGGTAGAATTCAAATCAGAGGCAGCTACTTCTACTTCTGTCTGTAAAGAGGGTGACTTGCCAGAAAACAGTAACACTTTGGAAACTCAAAATGTGTGTTTGACATCCACTGGTTCcgaaaaaaataatcagtctggaaaaggaaaagaggttAACCCTATACAGCAGGCAACTTCCACCTCTCGCAGAAGAAAGTGTCAGTTGCCAGAAGATGACTTAGCATCCAAAAAACTAAAATCAG AGAATGATGAAGATAGATCGctacaaacaggaaaaaggaacaaaactaaAGAAGATGTAAAGGTGACTCAGGCTGCTGGAGGCACGGACAGGAAGACAAGATCAAGTGCAAGAACAAGAAAATAG